The Pseudomonadota bacterium genome window below encodes:
- a CDS encoding HD domain-containing protein, translating to MIKPFRFEEVHARVETHLRLRKMSLELERHNLHLEELVREKVRQISVSQLATILAVSKLAEYRDDDTGQHIERTRTLCRIIAEQLGHNSPYEKDINNDYVENIFHAASLHDIGKVGISDSILLKPGKLSAEEFELMKTHTVIGANALQAAHCTDPDNAFVNMGLAVARSHHEKWDGTGYPDGLAGEDIPLAGRIMALADVYDALRSKRPYKEPFSHEKSRGIILEGTGRHFDPTVIEAFKAVESRFAEIYEQMSDAK from the coding sequence GTGATCAAGCCCTTCCGGTTCGAGGAGGTCCATGCCCGGGTGGAAACACACCTGCGCCTGCGCAAAATGAGTCTCGAACTGGAGAGGCACAACCTGCACCTGGAAGAGTTGGTGCGAGAAAAGGTCCGGCAAATCTCTGTCTCGCAACTGGCCACCATCCTGGCGGTCTCCAAGCTGGCGGAATACCGGGACGACGACACAGGGCAGCATATCGAGCGCACGCGCACTTTATGCAGGATCATCGCCGAGCAATTGGGGCATAATTCGCCTTATGAAAAGGATATCAACAACGACTATGTGGAAAACATCTTTCACGCCGCATCCCTGCACGATATCGGCAAGGTGGGCATATCCGACAGCATCCTCCTGAAACCCGGCAAGCTCAGTGCCGAGGAGTTCGAGCTCATGAAGACCCACACCGTGATCGGCGCAAATGCCCTGCAGGCCGCACACTGCACGGATCCGGACAACGCTTTTGTGAACATGGGACTCGCTGTCGCGCGCTCTCACCACGAAAAATGGGACGGCACCGGGTATCCCGACGGGCTGGCGGGAGAGGATATCCCCCTGGCCGGCCGCATCATGGCCCTGGCAGATGTCTATGACGCCCTTAGAAGTAAACGCCCCTACAAAGAACCATTTTCCCATGAAAAGAGCCGCGGGATCATCCTCGAAGGCACCGGGCGGCATTTCGACCCCA